The stretch of DNA GTTGCCGAGCAGGCCCGACAGGTAGAGGCGATTGCCGACTTTGATCGCGCTACTGAGCGTCGCGCTCGGCCGGCCGGGCGTGCCGTCGGCCGCCGGCGTGGTGATGGCCGTCTTGGCGCCGCGGACGGCGGTCATGGTGATCTCCACCTGGTACTGCGGTCCGGGCAGGCCGACGATCACGGTCGCGCGCGCGGGTGGGTCCTTGGGGAACATCGGCACGTAGGCCTTGTTCATCTCCTGGAACTTGGTGCCGTCGGTGATGTAGACGCGGTTGGCGACGACGTGCTCGAAGCCGAAGCCGGCGGCCTTGAGGAGCTCGCCGGCGTTGGCCCTGATCGTGCCCATCTGCGTGGTCATGTCGCCCTCGACGGGCTGGTTGTCTTTGACGCCGCGCGACACGAGCCCGGCCATGAACAGGGTGTCGCGAGAGCGGATCGCGTAGCTGTAGGGATTGGCGGTGGACCAGCCGGCCGGCGTGATCACCACGCGCTCGCCGCCGGTGGGCACGGCCACCATCGACATTTCGACCAGCGCGCCCGGCTGGACCAGGTCGGCGACCACCGTGGTGCGGGCCGGTGCGTCTTTCGGCCAGTAATGGCGCCACACTTCGGTCATGCCGGCCACGTCGGCGCCGTTCTTGACATAGACGTTGACGCTGGCCACCATCGC from Vicinamibacterales bacterium encodes:
- a CDS encoding RidA family protein; protein product: MTVQGQRQVFPGTGQLPFSAATKADGLIYVAGTLAIEGDIKAQTKTVLDNVSQTLTKAGSSLAMVASVNVYVKNGADVAGMTEVWRHYWPKDAPARTTVVADLVQPGALVEMSMVAVPTGGERVVITPAGWSTANPYSYAIRSRDTLFMAGLVSRGVKDNQPVEGDMTTQMGTIRANAGELLKAAGFGFEHVVANRVYITDGTKFQEMNKAYVPMFPKDPPARATVIVGLPGPQYQVEITMTAVRGAKTAITTPAADGTPGRPSATLSSAIKVGNRLYLSGLLGNNADNKGNAEAQTKEALARVERTLTAGGFSWTDVVDAVVYLTDLANFNAMNTGYRSVIAKDFPARATVKTGLVGADGLVEIMFVASK